In Acinonyx jubatus isolate Ajub_Pintada_27869175 chromosome A3, VMU_Ajub_asm_v1.0, whole genome shotgun sequence, a genomic segment contains:
- the LOC106980160 gene encoding LOW QUALITY PROTEIN: progonadoliberin-2 (The sequence of the model RefSeq protein was modified relative to this genomic sequence to represent the inferred CDS: inserted 1 base in 1 codon) → MAGCRLGLLLLLLLTAHPGRWKAQHWSQGWYPRGKWASSSAQHPQHVPRLPGRVLGTAASRPDKAAHNLPSDALAPLXNSVPWEARTTGWWSLYRKQRLVQTLLVSTERGPGIGHQGPLWPRTWAMWTEEGVMRKHRDAPCQSTLRHTARCHLLFFLFPRILGTIYDKILMLK, encoded by the exons ATGGCCGGCTGCAGGCTAGGCCttctgctactgctgctgctgacTGCCCACCCTGGACGCTGGAAGGCTCAGCACTGGTCCCAGGGCTGGTACCCCAGAGGAAAGTGGGCTTCCAGCTCAGCCCAGCACCCACAGCATGTCCCAAGGCTCCCAG GAAGGGTCCTGGGCACTGCAGCAAGCAGACCAGACAAGGCTGCCCATAACCTCCCAAGCGATGCCCTGGCTCCCC AGAACAGTGTGCCCTGGGAGGCCAGAACCACAGGCTGGTGGTCCCTCTACAGGAAGCAGCGCCTGGTGCAGACACTGCTGGTAAGTACAGAGAGAGGCCCAGGCATTGGCCACCAGGGGCCATTATGGCCAAGGACTTGGGCTATGTGGACAGAAGAGGGGGTAATGAGAAAACACAGAGACGCCCCCTGCCAAAGCACCCTCAGGCACACAGCCAGATGCCATCTGCTATTCTTCCTATTTCCCAGAATTCTTGGAACAATTTATGATAAGATACTTATGTTAAAGTAA
- the MRPS26 gene encoding 28S ribosomal protein S26, mitochondrial, whose product MLRALRVLGARPPCGPWAPLLQPVRGRKTRHDPPAKSKLGRVTTPPAVDPVEFFVLTERYRQYRQTVRALRLEFVSEVRKKMHEARAGVLAERKALQEATEHRDLMAWNQAENQRLHELRLARLRQEAREQEQRQAEEKARRAREAQAWAQLKEQEALQLQEEAKNFITRENLEARVEEALDSPKSYNWAITREGLVVRPQHKGS is encoded by the exons ATGCTGCGCGCGCTGAGGGTCCTGGGGGCGAGACCCCCGTGCGGGCCTTGGGCCCCGCTGCTGCAGCCGGTTCGCGGCCGCAAGACCCGCCATGACCCGCCGGCCAAGTCCAAGCTCGGGCGCGTGACAACCCCGCCTGCGGTGGATCCTGTAGAGTTCTTCGTGCTGACGGAGCGTTACCGACAGTACCGCCAGACGGTGCGCGCCCTCAG GCTTGAGTTCGTGTCCGAGGTGCGGAAGAAGATGCACGAGGCCCGGGCCGGGGTCCTGGCAGAGCGCAAGGCTCTGCAGGAAGCCACTGAGCACCGCGACCTGATGGCCTGGAACCAGGCGGAGAACCAGCGGCTGCACGAGCTGCG GTTAGCGAGGCTGCGGCAGGAAGCGCGGGAGCAGGAGCAGCGACAGGCGGAGGAGAAGGCCCGGCGGGCTCGAGAGGCACAAGCCTGGGCGCAGCTCAAGGAGCAGGAAGCGTTGCAGCTGCAG GAGGAGGCAAAAAATTTCATCACCCGAGAGAACCTGGAGGCACGGGTGGAAGAAGCATTGGACTCCCCGAAGAGCTACAACTGGGCCATCACCAGAGAGGGCCTGGTGGTCAGGCCACAGCACAAGGGCTCTTAA